The stretch of DNA ttgttttaaaaaaatatccttttttcgCAATAATGAATACTTtcaaaaagatgaaaatttgtatgaGAAATCAGCATATTGCATAGTTTTTGGCGCAAAAGACGCTCCAGACGTCCATTTTGAGAAAGTTCagcaaagattttctttttgcttcaaATTCACTTTTCCACATAAAATTCCCTCGCAGTTCTAGGCCGAGAAGTCTTTCGTTGGAGAAATTGATGGGCAATCAATTGGAGTGCAgtacacaagaaaaaaatatcaataatgAAACAATTACCATGGGAGAGTTGAACTACGTTgtcattgaaaatgaaataacaaaaaagctGAAATCGATAAAGTGTGTATggctttatttttcttttacttttttttcaccgctccaacatgaaaacattttttgggggtttttcaCGGAAtgacaaatcaatttttggtggaaataaaaattaatatatgcTCCCCATCTCCACCTTTTGTTTTGTACTACTACACACAGAAGCAAATTCCGCCGCTCAGGATGCCGAAGATGTGGGTGCAGACTGGAAGGGCGGAGGTCGAAGACGATCAACGATGCTCCATACACCGCTaagtggaaattttccaatgcaAAATGCAGGAAAAGTCAAATTCGATCCTCCAAAAGTGCCAGTTATATTTGTATTAggtgagaagattttttttcaacagataaaattttccaggCACTGTGCGTGTGGCAGCACgtgtttgttaattttcttatcataaATTAATCGGGAAATGTTACTTCATGTTTCAATTCTCACACATTATGGTAAATTCAAATGGTAATGGAAATTTCCGCAATTATTAAAGCCATTCAAAGTTAACGAAATTGCAGTTAACTTCATACCGACGCATCTTTGCAAAGACGCCATTTTACTCCAAGTAACGGgataaacttttcaaatggcttcaataaaagatttataataTGAATCAAAAGCACTGAGAAAACCTTGGACTTATTTAAAGGTGCCTGCCCCCCCATCCTTATAGAAGAAACTAAAAACAGACTTTGTCATCTTGGTATGAATTAATTATAAGAGGAAGCATACCGTGCAGTAGACAATGTTTGTCTTTCTTTCAAAACCATAAGTTATCATTAAAGTCGCTTTACGACCCAATATTACATTACGCTTTtccattttgtatttattaagTGCATAGTAAAACGAACTTGACCAATATTTTAGTATGAGGTGTATCCTACAAGTAGtattaaactcaaaaaaatatatccccATAAAAATGGACAATCGATAGCcattaataaattactaaAAGGATCCCCTTCTTGTCTTTTTTGTCCACTGTTTTGTGCTGTTGTGGGAAAAGAAgtttgagattatttttattccttcaaaAGAAGTTTGAGCAGAAGTTCATTAAAGACAATCATTGCTTATGGAAGAAATAGAATACAACACTACCAAATTATCTGTCTTACATGATAGATGGCGCAACAttctccaagaaaaaaaatcgaattttcatttaaaaaatattttcctccacAGGTGGTCCAGGTAGTGGCAAAGTAACCCACTGTGACACGCTAATGCAAGAGAAACGTGGTGTGGTTCACATAAACATGATGGACCTGCTGCAGCAATACGCAATTGGAAATGGTAAACAACTagccatattgtttttatgTGCGACGCTTTGTTtccaacaaaatttaattgatattcCGTGCAGATATGCAGGATTTCTCGCAACTCTCATCGAAAACAGTGACAGAAGTTCTAATGTTAGAAATGAAGATGGCCCCCGCTGCAAAAGCCTACCTCGTGTCAGGTTTCCCGCGCTCAATGAGGGATGTTGTTGAGTATTCAGAAAAGGTTAGTATGGAAACTATGAAGGATCCCTTTGAGAAGTTTATTCTTTAATGCATGATAGATTCAATCTCAGATTCAGGTGGTAAATGGCGTCGTTCTCATATCATGGCGTCAGGCTGTGTTGCAAAAGCAAATAGACTATGGAGCAAAGCTGGGACATGTGGTACTGTCGCTGGCAAAGATGGAGTTGgagaatttcttcaagaatGTCATGCCTGTGGCTGATTACTTTGATCAGAGTGATCTCTTGTTGGCAGTCAATGGTGAGAGATCTCCAACTGAGGTTTACAAAGATTTTCGTGAGGCTGTGTTGGAAATTCTCGGGGCGCAGGAGAATCAGGAGGCCCTTCTCAATGGGATTGCAGGTATGGGGCGTGGCTCCAATGAAATTCCCGGCAGTATAGTTAGCGTAGAAACAGCCCCTGGTCACAGTAAGGTCGTTACAGTGGACAACGCGACTTACGAACGTGACGACAAACCCCACCAGGAGGCTCTGACAGAACGTACACAGCGACTGGACATCATACCGCcagttatatttattattggTGGACCAGGAAGCAATAAAGCATCCCTATGTGTTAAGGCGATAGGAATTAATCCAGGATGGGGTCACATCAGGTGAGGATGCTTCCTTTTCCCTGTAATTTGAAATATAACCC from Lutzomyia longipalpis isolate SR_M1_2022 chromosome 1, ASM2433408v1 encodes:
- the LOC129787094 gene encoding adenylate kinase isoenzyme 5 isoform X1 encodes the protein MLPISTFCFVLLHTEANSAAQDAEDVGADWKGGGRRRSTMLHTPLSGNFPMQNAGKVKFDPPKVPVIFVLGGPGSGKVTHCDTLMQEKRGVVHINMMDLLQQYAIGNDMQDFSQLSSKTVTEVLMLEMKMAPAAKAYLVSGFPRSMRDVVEYSEKIQVVNGVVLISWRQAVLQKQIDYGAKLGHVVLSLAKMELENFFKNVMPVADYFDQSDLLLAVNGERSPTEVYKDFREAVLEILGAQENQEALLNGIAGMGRGSNEIPGSIVSVETAPGHSKVVTVDNATYERDDKPHQEALTERTQRLDIIPPVIFIIGGPGSNKASLCVKAIGINPGWGHISIGRLFRSVAESEAKPNTEAFTVKEAIAGGELVSNTIIERLLQDNFVKLRDKKGILVDGYPRDLEQLSSFEEKFKQNPQIILLDCSKLQLGRGRLDDTVSSFRRRLELFREKTLPMLKQIDTTGRLTIIDGDTDSPSVAREFERIVRQLIQTIEEKTRQEKYVAGTTTTVGQLYGVSQRNQIQNHPPMDDFNTAPGVVPTISGQMDDQRNRPLNGHIPNEKPNLRAMLRDANDYPLDSHI
- the LOC129787094 gene encoding adenylate kinase isoenzyme 5 isoform X3, producing the protein MKWIMGICLDTEANSAAQDAEDVGADWKGGGRRRSTMLHTPLSGNFPMQNAGKVKFDPPKVPVIFVLGGPGSGKVTHCDTLMQEKRGVVHINMMDLLQQYAIGNDMQDFSQLSSKTVTEVLMLEMKMAPAAKAYLVSGFPRSMRDVVEYSEKIQVVNGVVLISWRQAVLQKQIDYGAKLGHVVLSLAKMELENFFKNVMPVADYFDQSDLLLAVNGERSPTEVYKDFREAVLEILGAQENQEALLNGIAVDNATYERDDKPHQEALTERTQRLDIIPPVIFIIGGPGSNKASLCVKAIGINPGWGHISIGRLFRSVAESEAKPNTEAFTVKEAIAGGELVSNTIIERLLQDNFVKLRDKKGILVDGYPRDLEQLSSFEEKFKQNPQIILLDCSKLQLGRGRLDDTVSSFRRRLELFREKTLPMLKQIDTTGRLTIIDGDTDSPSVAREFERIVRQLIQTIEEKTRQEKYVAGTTTTVGQLYGVSQRNQIQNHPPMDDFNTAPGVVPTISGQMDDQRNRPLNGHIPNEKPNLRAMLRDANDYPLDSHI
- the LOC129787094 gene encoding adenylate kinase isoenzyme 5 isoform X2 — translated: MKWIMGICLDTEANSAAQDAEDVGADWKGGGRRRSTMLHTPLSGNFPMQNAGKVKFDPPKVPVIFVLGGPGSGKVTHCDTLMQEKRGVVHINMMDLLQQYAIGNDMQDFSQLSSKTVTEVLMLEMKMAPAAKAYLVSGFPRSMRDVVEYSEKIQVVNGVVLISWRQAVLQKQIDYGAKLGHVVLSLAKMELENFFKNVMPVADYFDQSDLLLAVNGERSPTEVYKDFREAVLEILGAQENQEALLNGIAGMGRGSNEIPGSIVSVETAPGHSKVVTVDNATYERDDKPHQEALTERTQRLDIIPPVIFIIGGPGSNKASLCVKAIGINPGWGHISIGRLFRSVAESEAKPNTEAFTVKEAIAGGELVSNTIIERLLQDNFVKLRDKKGILVDGYPRDLEQLSSFEEKFKQNPQIILLDCSKLQLGRGRLDDTVSSFRRRLELFREKTLPMLKQIDTTGRLTIIDGDTDSPSVAREFERIVRQLIQTIEEKTRQEKYVAGTTTTVGQLYGVSQRNQIQNHPPMDDFNTAPGVVPTISGQMDDQRNRPLNGHIPNEKPNLRAMLRDANDYPLDSHI